In Elephas maximus indicus isolate mEleMax1 chromosome 14, mEleMax1 primary haplotype, whole genome shotgun sequence, one DNA window encodes the following:
- the KBTBD7 gene encoding kelch repeat and BTB domain-containing protein 7: MQSREEAPRSRRLASPRGGRRPKRISKPSVSAFFTGPEELKDSAHSAALLAQLKSFYDARLLCDVTIEVVTPGSGPGTGRLFSCNRNVLAAACPYFKSMFTGGMYESQQASVTMHDVDAESFEVLVDYCYTGRVALSEANVQRLYAASDMLQLEYVREACASFLARRLDLTNCTAILKFADAFDHHKLRSQAQSFIAHNFKQLSRMGSNREETLADLTLAQLLAVLRLDSLDIESERTVCHVAVQWLEAAPKERGPSAAEVFKCVRWTHFTEKDQDYLEGLLTKPIVKKHCLDVIEGALQMRYGDTMYKTVVPTPNSSTGSIVSSAENPPQRMGMCAKEMVIFFGHPRDPFLCYDPYSGDIYTMPSPLTSLAHTKTITSSAVCISPDHDIYLAAQPRKDLWVYKPAQNSWQQLADRLLCREGMDVAYLNGYIYILGGRDPVTGVKLKEVECYSVQRNQWALVAPVPHSFYSFELIVVQNYLYAVNSKRMLCYDPSHNMWLNCASLKRSDFQEACVFNDEIYCICDIPVMKVYNPARGEWRRISNIPLDSETHNYQIVNHGQKLLLITSTTPQWKKNRVTVYEYDTREDQWINIGTMLGLLQFDSGFICLCARVYPSCLEPGQSFITEEDDARSESSTEWDLDGFSELDSESGSSSSFSDDEVWVQVAPQRNAQDQQGSL, from the coding sequence ATGCAGTCCCGGGAGGAAGCCCCGCGCTCTCGCCGCCTCGCTAGCCCCCGCGGCGGGAGACGGCCCAAGAGGATTTCCAAACCCTCGGTTTCGGCATTTTTCACCGGCCCAGAGGAGCTGAAGGACTCGGCCCATTCagcagccctgctggcacagctcAAGTCTTTCTACGACGCGCGTCTGCTATGCGACGTAACCATCGAGGTGGTGACACCTGGTAGTGGGCCTGGCACGGGTCGCCTTTTCTCCTGCAACCGCAACGTCTTGGCCGCCGCGTGCCCATACTTCAAGAGTATGTTCACGGGCGGCATGTACGAGAGCCAGCAGGCGAGTGTGACCATGCACGATGTGGACGCCGAGTCCTTCGAGGTGTTGGTTGACTACTGCTACACGGGCCGCGTGGCGCTGAGCGAGGCCAACGTGCAGCGCCTCTATGCGGCCTCTGACATGCTTCAGCTCGAGTATGTGCGGGAAGCCTGCGCCTCCTTCTTAGCCCGTCGCCTCGACCTGACCAATTGCACCGCCATCCTGAAGTTCGCAGACGCCTTCGACCATCACAAGTTGCGGTCTCAGGCCCAGTCCTTTATAGCTCACAACTTCAAGCAGCTCAGTAGAATGGGTTCAAATCGGGAGGAGACTCTGGCAGATCTGACCCTGGCCCAGCTGCTGGCTGTCCTGCGCTTGGATAGTCTGGACATAGAGAGTGAGCGGACTGTGTGCCATGTGGCTGTTCAGTGGCTGGAGGCTGCTCCCAAAGAGCGTGGTCCCAGCGCTGCAGAAGTTTTCAAGTGTGTCCGTTGGACACACTTCACTGAAAAGGATCAGGACTACCTGGAAGGGCTGCTGACCAAGCCCATTGTGAAGAAGCATTGTCTGGACGTTATTGAAGGGGCCCTACAAATGCGCTATGGTGATACGATGTACAAGACTGTGGTGCCCACGCCAAACAGCAGCACCGGCTCTATTGTATCTTCAGCAGAAAATCCACCCCAGAGGATGGGTATGTGTGCCAAGGAGATGGTGATTTTCTTTGGACACCCCAGAGATCCTTTTCTCTGCTATGACCCATACTCAGGGGACATTTACACAATGCCTTCACCTTTGACCAGCCTGGCTCACACTAAGACCATCACCTCCTCGGCTGTCTGTATCTCTCCAGACCATGACATCTATCTAGCTGCCCAGCCCAGGAAAGACCTCTGGGTATATAAACCGGCCCAGAATAGTTGGCAGCAACTTGCAGACCGCTTGCTGTGTCGTGAGGGCATGGATGTGGCATACCTCAATGGCTACATTTACATTTTGGGTGGACGAGATCCTGTTACTGGTGTTAAATTGAAGGAAGTGGAATGCTATAGTGTTCAGAGGAACCAGTGGGCTCTGGTGGCTCCTGTACCCcattccttctattcctttgAACTAATAGTGGTTCAGAACTATCTTTATGCTGTAAATAGTAAACGCATGCTCTGCTATGATCCTAGCCACAATATGTGGCTGAACTGTGCTTCTCTTAAACGTAGTGACTTTCAGGAAGCCTGTGTCTTCAATGATGAGATCTATTGTATCTGTGACATCCCGGTCATGAAGGTCTACAACCCAGCCAGGGGAGAATGGAGGCGTATTAGTAATATTCCCTTGGACTCAGAGACCCACAACTATCAGATTGTCAATCATGGCCAAAAATTGCTGCTCATCACCTCGACCACTCCACAGTGGAAAAAGAACAGGGTGACTGTGTATGAATATGATACCAGAGAAGACCAGTGGATTAACATCGGTACCATGTTAGGCCTCTTGCAGTTTGACTCTGGGTTTATTTGCCTCTGTGCTCGTGTGTATCCTTCCTGCCTTGAACCTGGTCAGAGTTTCATCACTGAGGAAGATGATGCACGGAGTGAGTCTAGTACTGAGTGGGACTTAGATGGATTTAGTGAGCTGGACTCTGAGTCAGGAAGCTCAAGTTCTTTTTCTGATGATGAAGTCTGGGTGCAAGTAGCGCCTCAGCGAAATGCACAGGATCAGCAGGGTTCATTGTAA